In Chitinophaga nivalis, a single genomic region encodes these proteins:
- a CDS encoding esterase family protein: MTENYYKWHSPNLGKEFEMLVFGDSGFPLLLFPTSMGRYYESKDRGLIDAIRWFIEEGRIKVYCPDSVDADSWYNKNIAPQHRAYNHTCYDKMLAEEILPRMQEETGISRIAAAGCSFGGFHAANFAFRYPDKVSYLFSLSGIFDIKFRLDGYYDDNIYFNNPADFVPDNQHADLWRMGIILGVADNDVTRPQNEQLSGILAAKNISHWLDIRPDTMHDWPVWREMLPHYLSLIK, from the coding sequence GTGACCGAAAACTATTATAAATGGCATTCTCCCAATCTGGGAAAGGAATTCGAGATGTTGGTATTTGGCGACAGCGGATTTCCCCTGCTTCTTTTTCCTACCTCTATGGGCCGGTATTATGAAAGCAAAGACCGCGGTCTGATTGATGCCATCCGCTGGTTTATTGAAGAAGGCCGTATCAAAGTATATTGCCCGGATAGTGTGGATGCCGACAGCTGGTACAATAAAAATATTGCGCCGCAACACAGGGCGTATAACCATACCTGTTATGATAAAATGCTGGCGGAAGAAATATTGCCCCGCATGCAGGAAGAAACAGGCATTTCGCGTATTGCCGCCGCCGGCTGCAGCTTTGGTGGCTTTCATGCCGCTAACTTTGCCTTTCGATATCCCGACAAAGTATCTTATTTATTTAGCCTCAGCGGCATTTTTGATATCAAATTCCGCCTGGATGGCTATTATGATGATAATATTTATTTCAATAATCCGGCAGACTTTGTGCCGGACAATCAGCACGCAGACCTGTGGCGCATGGGCATTATACTGGGCGTAGCAGACAATGATGTCACCCGGCCGCAAAATGAACAGCTGTCTGGTATCCTGGCTGCCAAAAACATTTCCCACTGGCTCGACATCCGCCCGGATACCATGCACGACTGGCCCGTGTGGCGGGAAATGCTGCCGCACTATCTTTCACTCATCAAGTAA
- a CDS encoding alpha/beta hydrolase, whose product MQRHQHLVKSLFLQREVVLELYCTAGDPEVLLLMNDGQDLPLLLSAIPDSVWVLGIHAGLQRRQEYGTAGILDYQGQGRLAGQYTRFVIGELLPFLTAQYPDAVFKRRAFAGCSLGGLSALDIVWRHPEIFQLAAVFSGALWWRSRALDAGYRNDRDRIMHRLIREGSYQPGLQFFFECGTADETADRNHNGIIDSIDDTRDLLAELERKGYEATALHYLEIPGGRHDIPTWKTAMEVLLQLPFFSGKTAADIKASS is encoded by the coding sequence GTGCAACGACATCAACATCTTGTTAAATCTTTGTTCCTGCAGCGGGAAGTAGTGCTGGAACTGTATTGTACGGCAGGCGACCCGGAAGTATTGTTATTGATGAATGACGGGCAGGACCTGCCTTTATTATTATCTGCCATTCCTGATTCCGTGTGGGTACTGGGTATTCACGCCGGTCTGCAACGACGGCAGGAATATGGTACGGCAGGTATATTGGATTATCAGGGACAAGGCCGGCTGGCAGGGCAATACACCCGTTTTGTCATCGGGGAACTGTTACCTTTTCTGACGGCGCAGTATCCGGATGCAGTATTTAAGCGGCGGGCTTTTGCCGGCTGTTCGCTGGGCGGCTTGTCGGCCCTGGACATCGTATGGCGGCACCCGGAGATATTTCAGCTGGCCGCCGTATTCTCCGGTGCATTGTGGTGGCGGAGCCGGGCACTGGATGCCGGCTACCGGAATGACCGTGACCGGATTATGCACCGGCTGATCCGGGAAGGTAGCTACCAACCTGGATTACAATTTTTTTTTGAATGCGGTACTGCGGATGAAACGGCAGACCGTAACCACAACGGCATTATCGATAGTATTGATGATACCCGGGATCTGCTGGCAGAACTGGAGAGGAAAGGATATGAGGCAACTGCCTTGCACTACCTGGAAATACCCGGCGGCAGACATGATATACCTACCTGGAAAACAGCGATGGAAGTATTATTGCAGCTGCCTTTCTTTAGCGGAAAGACAGCTGCAGATATAAAAGCTAGTAGCTAA